From the genome of Streptomyces sp. SID8374:
CTTCAGCGAGCCCGGCGCCGGCTCCGACCTCGCGGCGCTCGCCACCCGCGCCGTCCGCGACGGCGACGACTGGGTGGTCGACGGGCAGAAGGTCTGGACGTCCAGCGCCCATGTGGCCCGCTGGGCGATCCTCATCGCCCGCACCGACCCGGACCTCCCCAAGCACCGGGGCATCAGCTACTTCATCTGCGACATGACCGACCCGGGCGTCGACGTCCGGCCGCTGCGCCAGATCACCGGGGAGGCCGAGTTCAACGAGGTCTTCCTCTCCGGCGTACGCATCCCCGACAGCCGCCGCCTCGGCCCGGTCGGCGAGGGGTGGAAGGTCGCCCAGACCACGCTGATGAACGAGCGGGTCTCCATCGGCGGCTCCCGCATCCCGCGCGAGGGCGGCATGATCGGCCCGGTCTCCCGGACCTGGCGTGACCGCCCCGAGCTGCGCACCCACGACACCCACCAGCGCCTGCTCACCCTCTGGGTGGAGGCCGAGGTCGCCCGGCTCACCGGGGAGCGGCTGCGCCAGCAGCTCGTCGCCGGACAGCCGGGGCCCGAGGGCTCGGGCATGAAGCTCGCCTTCGCCCGCCTCAACCAGCAGATCAGCGGCCTGGAGGTCGAACTGCTCGGCGACGAGGGCCTGTTGTACGGCGACTGGACCATGGTCCGCCCGGAGCTGGTCGACTTCACCGGCCGCGACGCCGGCTACCGCTACCTCCGCTCCAAGGGCAACTCCATCGAGGGCGGCACCAGCGAGGTCCTGCTGAACATCGTGGCCGAGCGCGTTCTCGGGCTGCCCGCCGAACCCCGCAACGACAAGGACGTCGCCTGGAAGGACCTGAGCCGATGACCGCGCCCACCCAGCCCCCCGCCACCCCCGACCTCCTCTACTCCCAGGACGAGGAGGACCTGCGCTCCGCCGTACGCGCCCTCCTCGCCGACCGGGCCGACGCGCCGACGGTGATCGCCGCGACCGAGTCCGACACGCCGTACGACCCGAGGCTCTGGGAGGCGTTGGCCACCGGCATCGGCGCCGCCGGACTCCTCGTACCGGAGAAGCTCGGCGGCCAGGGCGCGTCCCACCGGGAGGCCGCCGTGGTCTTGGAGGAGCTGGGCCGCAGCGTGGCCCCGGCCCCGTACCTGACCAGCTCCGTCGTGGCCACCCAGACCCTGCTCGGGCTCGCCGGGGACGACGGTCCGGCCGCCGCGCTCCTGGGCGAGCTGGCCTCCGGCACGCGTACGGCGGTGCTCGCCGTGCCCTTCGCCACGCCGCCCGCGGGGGCGCAGGCGGCCCTCACCTCACTCGACGGCACGGTACGGGGAGTCGCCGACGCGGCGGTGGCCGATGTCCTGCTGGTGCCGACCGCCGAAGGGCTGTACGCGGTCGAGGCTGCGGCCCCCCGAGTGGCGGTGGAACCCCTCGTACCGCTGGACCTGACCCGACCGCTCGCCACCCTCACCCTGACCGGCGCCACCGGGACCCTGCTCGCCGACGCGGACGCGAGCGCCACCGCCGTACGGCGTGGTCTGCTCGCCGGGGCCGGACTGCTCGCCTCCGAACAGCTCGGGATCGCGGAGTGGTGCCTCACCGAGACCGTCCGCCACACCCGCGAACGCCACCAGTTCAACCGGCCGGTGGGCTCGTTCCAGTCGCTCAAGCACCGCATGGCGCAGCTGTGGCTGGAGGTCGTCTCGGCCCGCGCCGCCGCCCGCAACGCCGCCGACGCGCTGGCCACCCACAGCCCCGACGCCCCGCTCTCGGTCGCGGTGGCCCAGGCGTACTGCTCGGGCGTCGCGGTCCACGCCGCCGAGGAGTGCGTGCAGCTCCACGGCGGTATCGGGATGACGTGGGAGCACCCGGCCCACCTCTACCTCAAGCGCGCCAAGGCGGACTCC
Proteins encoded in this window:
- a CDS encoding acyl-CoA dehydrogenase family protein, which encodes MSPAVDANDVRRRTRELLAAHPPATTDRTDFLKARFDAGLAWVHYPVGLGGLDAPRSLQQVVDAELAAADAPDNDPRRIGIGLGMAAPTILGFGTDEQKQRFLRPLWVGEEVWCQLFSEPGAGSDLAALATRAVRDGDDWVVDGQKVWTSSAHVARWAILIARTDPDLPKHRGISYFICDMTDPGVDVRPLRQITGEAEFNEVFLSGVRIPDSRRLGPVGEGWKVAQTTLMNERVSIGGSRIPREGGMIGPVSRTWRDRPELRTHDTHQRLLTLWVEAEVARLTGERLRQQLVAGQPGPEGSGMKLAFARLNQQISGLEVELLGDEGLLYGDWTMVRPELVDFTGRDAGYRYLRSKGNSIEGGTSEVLLNIVAERVLGLPAEPRNDKDVAWKDLSR
- a CDS encoding acyl-CoA dehydrogenase family protein, whose translation is MTAPTQPPATPDLLYSQDEEDLRSAVRALLADRADAPTVIAATESDTPYDPRLWEALATGIGAAGLLVPEKLGGQGASHREAAVVLEELGRSVAPAPYLTSSVVATQTLLGLAGDDGPAAALLGELASGTRTAVLAVPFATPPAGAQAALTSLDGTVRGVADAAVADVLLVPTAEGLYAVEAAAPRVAVEPLVPLDLTRPLATLTLTGATGTLLADADASATAVRRGLLAGAGLLASEQLGIAEWCLTETVRHTRERHQFNRPVGSFQSLKHRMAQLWLEVVSARAAARNAADALATHSPDAPLSVAVAQAYCSGVAVHAAEECVQLHGGIGMTWEHPAHLYLKRAKADSIAYGSAGSHREAVAELAELPAP